A region of Diceros bicornis minor isolate mBicDic1 unplaced genomic scaffold, mDicBic1.mat.cur scaffold_376_ctg1, whole genome shotgun sequence DNA encodes the following proteins:
- the LOC131402943 gene encoding granzyme B-like isoform X1, with protein sequence MQRLLLLLAFLLSADPGAGEIIGGHEAKPHSRPYMALVQFLVNDGWKTCGGALVREDFVLTAAHCWGSAISVTLGAHNIQEQEKTQQVIPVRRAIPHPDYNPNNISNDIMLLELARMAKQTAAVRPLSLPWGKAQVRPGQVCSVAGWGRVTPIGPISDTLQEVELIVQEDRECEFRYPGIYSGATQICVGDPKEKKSSFKGDSGGPLVCKKVIQGIVSYGRSDGTPPRGYTKVSSFLPWIKKTMKSL encoded by the exons ATGCAGCGTCTCCTGCTCCTGCTGGCCTTTCTACT CTCAGCAGACCCTGGAGCTG GAGAGATCATCGGGGGACACGAGGCCAAGCCCCACTCCCGCCCCTATATGGCCTTGGTTCAGTTTCTGGTGAACGATGGATGGAAGACGTGTGGTGGTGCCCTCGTGCGAGAGGACTTTGTTCTGACGGCTGCTCACTGCTGGGGAAG TGCAATCAGTGTCACCCTGGGGGCCCACAACATCCAGGAGCAGGAGAAGACCCAGCAGGTCATCCCTGTGAGAAGAGCCATCCCCCACCCAGACTACAATCCTAACAACATCTCCAACGACATCATGTTACTAGAG CTGGCGAGAATGGCCAAGCAGACTGCAGCTGTGAGGCCCCTCAGCCTGCCCTGGGGCAAGGCCCAGGTGAGGCCCGGACAGGTGTGCAGTGTGGCCGGCTGGGGGAGGGTCACTCCAATAGGCCCAATCTCAGACACTCTGCAGGAGGTGGAGCTGATCGTGCAGGAGGACCGGGAGTGTGAATTCCGCTACCCCGGCATTTACAGCGGAGCCACCCAGATTTGTGTAGGGGATCCGAAGGAAAAGAAGTCTTCCTTTAAG GGGGATTCTGGAGGCCCTCTCGTGTGTAAGAAAGTGATCCAGGGCATTGTCTCCTATGGACGAAGTGACGGGACACCTCCACGGGGTTACACCAAAGTCTCAAGTTTCCTGCCctggataaagaaaaccatgaaaaGCCTCTAA
- the LOC131402943 gene encoding granzyme B-like isoform X3 → MQRLLLLLAFLLSARAEAGEIIGGHEAKPHSRPYMALVQFLVNDGWKTCGGALVREDFVLTAAHCWGSAISVTLGAHNIQEQEKTQQVIPVRRAIPHPDYNPNNISNDIMLLEGDSGGPLVCKKVIQGIVSYGRSDGTPPRGYTKVSSFLPWIKKTMKSL, encoded by the exons ATGCAGCGTCTCCTGCTCCTGCTGGCCTTTCTACTGTCTGCCAGGGCAGAGGCAG GAGAGATCATCGGGGGACACGAGGCCAAGCCCCACTCCCGCCCCTATATGGCCTTGGTTCAGTTTCTGGTGAACGATGGATGGAAGACGTGTGGTGGTGCCCTCGTGCGAGAGGACTTTGTTCTGACGGCTGCTCACTGCTGGGGAAG TGCAATCAGTGTCACCCTGGGGGCCCACAACATCCAGGAGCAGGAGAAGACCCAGCAGGTCATCCCTGTGAGAAGAGCCATCCCCCACCCAGACTACAATCCTAACAACATCTCCAACGACATCATGTTACTAGAG GGGGATTCTGGAGGCCCTCTCGTGTGTAAGAAAGTGATCCAGGGCATTGTCTCCTATGGACGAAGTGACGGGACACCTCCACGGGGTTACACCAAAGTCTCAAGTTTCCTGCCctggataaagaaaaccatgaaaaGCCTCTAA
- the LOC131402943 gene encoding granzyme B-like isoform X2, with product MQRLLLLLAFLLSARAEAGEIIGGHEAKPHSRPYMALVQFLVNDGWKTCGGALVREDFVLTAAHCWGSAISVTLGAHNIQEQEKTQQVIPVRRAIPHPDYNPNNISNDIMLLELARMAKQTAAVRPLSLPWGKAQGDSGGPLVCKKVIQGIVSYGRSDGTPPRGYTKVSSFLPWIKKTMKSL from the exons ATGCAGCGTCTCCTGCTCCTGCTGGCCTTTCTACTGTCTGCCAGGGCAGAGGCAG GAGAGATCATCGGGGGACACGAGGCCAAGCCCCACTCCCGCCCCTATATGGCCTTGGTTCAGTTTCTGGTGAACGATGGATGGAAGACGTGTGGTGGTGCCCTCGTGCGAGAGGACTTTGTTCTGACGGCTGCTCACTGCTGGGGAAG TGCAATCAGTGTCACCCTGGGGGCCCACAACATCCAGGAGCAGGAGAAGACCCAGCAGGTCATCCCTGTGAGAAGAGCCATCCCCCACCCAGACTACAATCCTAACAACATCTCCAACGACATCATGTTACTAGAG CTGGCGAGAATGGCCAAGCAGACTGCAGCTGTGAGGCCCCTCAGCCTGCCCTGGGGCAAGGCCCAG GGGGATTCTGGAGGCCCTCTCGTGTGTAAGAAAGTGATCCAGGGCATTGTCTCCTATGGACGAAGTGACGGGACACCTCCACGGGGTTACACCAAAGTCTCAAGTTTCCTGCCctggataaagaaaaccatgaaaaGCCTCTAA
- the LOC131402943 gene encoding granzyme B-like isoform X4 — protein MQRLLLLLAFLLSARAEAGEIIGGHEAKPHSRPYMALVQFLVNDGWKTCGGALVREDFVLTAAHCWGSAISVTLGAHNIQEQEKTQQVIPVRRAIPHPDYNPNNISNDIMLLELARMAKQTAAVRPLSLPWGKAQVRPGQVCSVAGWGRVTPIGPISDTLQEVELIVQEDRECEFRYPGIYSGATQICVGDPKEKKSSFKGDSGGPLVCKKVIQGIVSYGRSDGTPPRGYTKVSSFLPWIKKTMKSL, from the exons ATGCAGCGTCTCCTGCTCCTGCTGGCCTTTCTACTGTCTGCCAGGGCAGAGGCAG GAGAGATCATCGGGGGACACGAGGCCAAGCCCCACTCCCGCCCCTATATGGCCTTGGTTCAGTTTCTGGTGAACGATGGATGGAAGACGTGTGGTGGTGCCCTCGTGCGAGAGGACTTTGTTCTGACGGCTGCTCACTGCTGGGGAAG TGCAATCAGTGTCACCCTGGGGGCCCACAACATCCAGGAGCAGGAGAAGACCCAGCAGGTCATCCCTGTGAGAAGAGCCATCCCCCACCCAGACTACAATCCTAACAACATCTCCAACGACATCATGTTACTAGAG CTGGCGAGAATGGCCAAGCAGACTGCAGCTGTGAGGCCCCTCAGCCTGCCCTGGGGCAAGGCCCAGGTGAGGCCCGGACAGGTGTGCAGTGTGGCCGGCTGGGGGAGGGTCACTCCAATAGGCCCAATCTCAGACACTCTGCAGGAGGTGGAGCTGATCGTGCAGGAGGACCGGGAGTGTGAATTCCGCTACCCCGGCATTTACAGCGGAGCCACCCAGATTTGTGTAGGGGATCCGAAGGAAAAGAAGTCTTCCTTTAAG GGGGATTCTGGAGGCCCTCTCGTGTGTAAGAAAGTGATCCAGGGCATTGTCTCCTATGGACGAAGTGACGGGACACCTCCACGGGGTTACACCAAAGTCTCAAGTTTCCTGCCctggataaagaaaaccatgaaaaGCCTCTAA